One stretch of Arachis hypogaea cultivar Tifrunner chromosome 20, arahy.Tifrunner.gnm2.J5K5, whole genome shotgun sequence DNA includes these proteins:
- the LOC112784991 gene encoding mitochondrial phosphate carrier protein 2, mitochondrial translates to MAVSVSDRSSHSSSSLIPSFLYSSSSSSLSSLSSGSSGQNFMIGSPKEPSGRRIEMFSPAYYAACTVGGALCCGLTHTAVTPLDLVKCNMQIDPVKYKSVSSGFGVLYREQGLRGFFRGWAPTLLGYHAQGAFKYGLYEYFKKYYSDLAGPEFATKYKTLIYLAGSASSESIAGLALCPFEAVKVRVQTQPGFARGLSDGLPKLVRAEGVSGLYKGLVPLWGRQIPYTMMKFASYENTVEMIYKHMIPTTKEESSKMVQLGVSFAGGYIAGILCALVSHPADNLVSFLNNSKGATVADAVNRLGLWGLATRGLPLRIFMIGTLTGSQWLIYDSFKVAVGLPTTGGAAPATTTTLASDSTSQRAIEVA, encoded by the exons ATGGCTGTCTCAGTTTCAGACAGAAGCagccattcttcttcttctctgatccCCAGCTTCCtctactcctcctcttcctcttctttgtcGTCTTTGTCATCAGGTTCTTCAGGTCAGAACTTTATGATTGGTTCTCCCAAGGAACCTTCCGGAAGACGAATTGAGATGTTCTCGCCGGCGTACTATGCTGCTTGCACCGTCGGGGGAGCCCTCTGCTGTGGCCTCACTCACACGGCGGTTACGCCTCTTGACCTTGTCAAATGTAACATGCAG ATTGACCCTGTTAAGTACAAGAGCGTCTCTTCTGGATTCGGAGTTTTGTATAGGGAACAAGGGCTTAGGGGATTTTTCAGGGGATGGGCACCTACCCTTCTCGGGTACCATGCCCAAGGTGCCTTCAAATATGGACTCTATGAGTACTTCAAGAAATACTATTCCGATCTTGCTGGCCCTGAGTTTGCAACTAAGTATAAGACCCTCATCTACCTTGCCGGTTCGGCGTCTTCCGAGTCCATTGCTGGGCTTGCACTCTGTCCGTTTGAGGCCGTCAAGGTTCGAGTTCAGACTCAGCCTGGCTTCGCCAGAGGACTCTCCGATGGCCTGCCTAAGTTGGTCAGAGCGGAAGGAGTCTCAGG GCTGTACAAGGGACTTGTACCTCTGTGGGGACGGCAGATTCCAT ATACAATGATGAAGTTTGCTTCATACGAGAACACAGTGGAGATGATATATAAGCATATGATTCCCACAACAAAGGAAGAAAGCAGTAAAATGGTGCAACTTGGTGTGAGCTTTGCAGGTGGATACATAGCTGGAATATTATGTGCCCTTGTCTCTCATCCTGCTGACAACCTTGTCTCTTTCCTCAACAATTCTAAAGGGGCAACTGTTGCTGAT GCTGTTAATAGGCTTGGATTATGGGGACTAGCAACCCGTGGTCTGCCTCTTCGTATATTTATGATTGGAACACTCACTGGATCTCAATGGCTCATTTATGATTCATTCAAAGTTGCTGTTGGCCt gcCAACTACCGGTGGTGCTGCTCCTGCCACTACTACTACTCTTGCTTCCGATTCTACATCTCAGAGGGCAATAGAAGTTGCTTGA